The window ACAGCATGATTCACGGCAAGACACTGCAAGCATGGTGCAGCTCCCACCCCCTGATCGACGACCTGGTGGCCCTGCGCGAAACCCGTTGGTTCAACCCGCACATTGCCCCTGCCGCCCAGGCCCTGGCCGACGTCGGTTTGAGCGCCGCCGATGTCAGTGCTGCCAGTGCCCGCCTGGCACGCTTTGCCCCCTACCTGGCCAGCGTGTTCCCGGATACCGCTGCCACCGGCGGCATCATCGAGTCGCCACTGCGCCCGCTGCCCAAACTGCACGCCACCTTGCTGCAGGCAGCTGGCCTGCCTGCCAGCGGCTCACTCTGGCTCAAGGCCGACAGCGAGCTGCCGATCTCTGGCTCGATCAAGGCCCGCGGCGGTATTCATGAAGTGCTCAAGCATGCCGAAGACCTGGCCCTGGAGGCCGGCCTGATCAGCCTCGACAGCGATTACCGGGAACTGGCCAGCGACCAGGCCCGGCAATTCTTCAGCCAGTACAAGGTTGCGGTCGGCTCGACCGGCAACCTCGGCCTGTCGATCGGCATCATGAGCGCCAGGCTTGGCTTCCAGGCCACCGTGCACATGTCGGCCGATGCCCGCCAGTGGAAGAAGGACAAGCTGCGCGCCCATGGCGTGAACGTGGTCGAGTACGAAAGCGACTACAGCGTGGCGGTGGAGCAAGGGCGCCAGCAGGCGGCGGCGGACCCGGGCTGCTACTTCGTCGACGACGAGAACTCGCCACACCTGTTCCTCGGCTATGCAGTGGCGGCCGAGCGGCTGGCCGCCCAGTTCGAAGCCGCGGGCATCAAGGTAGATGCCGAGCACCCCTTGTTCGTCTACCTGCCCTGTGGGGTCGGCGGTGGCCCCGGTGGCGTGGCGTTCGGCCTGAAACTGATCTGGGGCGACCATGTGCACTGCATCTTCGCCGAGCCCACCCACTCACCGTGCATGTTCCTGGGGGTGTATAGCGGTTTGCATGACGCCACCAGCGTGCAGGATTTCGGCATCGACAACCTGACCGCCGCCGACGGCCTGGCGGTGGGCCGCCCTTCCGGCTTTGTCGGCAAGGCGATGCAGCGTTTGCTCGATGGCTATTACACAGTCAACGACGAGGCGCTGTACCGGCTGTTGGTATTGGCCCATGACCAGGAGAATGCGCGGCTGGAGCCTTCGGCGCTGGCGGGGATGCCGGGCATGGTCAGGGTGCTTGAAGCGCCTGAGTACCTGGCGCGCATGGGCCTGTCGGCCGGGCGCATGCAAAGGGCCACGCATTTGGTCTGGGGGACCGGTGGCAGCATGGTGCCGGAGGCAGAGTTTGCGGCCTATCTGGCCAAAGGGAGGGGCTGAGGATTATTGGGGGGGGGGCAGCGCTGTACCTGTGGGAGCGGGTTTACCCGCGAACACCGGCGAAGCCGGTGCCCTGCACCGCGTCGCTTCCTTCGCGGGTGAACCCGCTCCCACAGGGACCCCGCCAGCTTTCAGATATTGAGCAAGGCAGTTGCTCCTTTGCTGCTAGATCGCAAGGCGATCACCGCGCAGCCAGTCGATAAACCGCGCAAACAACTCCGACTGCGAGTTGATCTCCAGCTTCAGGTACAGGTTCTTGCGGTGCATGCGCACGGTTTCCGGCGAGATGCCCAGCTCCAGCGCGGTGGACTTCACCGAATGCCCACGCAAGATCATGTGCGCCACCTCCCGCTCACGGTCGGTCAGCACCTGGCAGCCGAAACTGTCGAACGCCGCCTGCAGGCTACCACGCTCCGCCGAAGCGGGGCCGGGCTCCAGATGGTGCCGGGCGTAGCGCCCCAGCAGTTCACGTACCATCGGCTCCAGCGCACGCAGCAGGTCGATCTGCCCCGTACTCAGCCGCGTACCGCTGCAACCCTGGAACAGGCTCAGTGACAATTTGCGCCCAGCGCTGAGGTCGGCGATGTAGTAGCTGTCTTCACTGCAACCGGTACCCAGGTAATAGGCCTTGTAGTAGTCGCTGTCGAAGAAATTGTCCGGGGCGATTTCCTGCAGATGGTAGAAGCCCTCGGCCAGGCCGCTCTGCACGGCCAGGCAGAACGGGTCGAGCAGGTAGCCGGCAGTGAAGTAGCGCTCCAGCACGGCGGCGCGGTGCAGGTCGGGGATGCCTTGCTGGTACAGCAATTGCGGTGCCCGCCCCTGGCACTCGAGGCTGATCATCATCGATTCCACCTGCACCAACTGGCCGATGGCGGCCGCCACATGCGCCAGCGCCTCGGGCGTTTCGCTGTGGGCCAGTGCGCGCTGCAGCGCCGCATGCCATTGCTGCAGCGCGCCCAGTGAAAGGGTAAGCGGGGTGTCGGGAGAGGCCTGGGTCATGCCCGGCAGTCTAGCCTGCCAGGCACGCCCGCGCACAGCCCTTTGCGCCAGGTTCATCGGCCGTGGTACAGGCCAAGCGCCGTGAGTTCGCGCGCGGTTTCGATGATGCACTGGCGCAGGGTTTCGACAATCTCGTCCACTTGCGCATGGGTAATGATCAACGGCGGCGACATCACGTTCAGGTGCATGATCGGCCGCACCAGCAGCCCTTTGGCCTGGGCCTTGCTGTGGATGCGTTCGCCGATGTTCACCTCGTCGGCGAACAGGGCCTTGCTGGCCTTGTCGGCAACGAACTCGACACAGGCCATCAGCTTCATGCAGCGCACATCCCCCACCAGCGGCAGCTCGCGCAGGCTTTGCAGGCGCTGTTCCAGGTAGCCGCCAACGTCCTTGACGTGCTCCAGCAAATGCTCGCGCTCGATGATCTCGATGTTCTTCAGCGCCGCAGTGCAGCACACCGGGTGGCCGCTGTAGGTGAAGCCGTGGGTGAAGCAGCGGCCCTTGCCCGGCTCGGCGATCACCTGCCAGATGCGCTCGGAGAAGATGCACGCCCCCAGCGGCAGGTA of the Pseudomonas asiatica genome contains:
- a CDS encoding D-serine ammonia-lyase, which produces MIHGKTLQAWCSSHPLIDDLVALRETRWFNPHIAPAAQALADVGLSAADVSAASARLARFAPYLASVFPDTAATGGIIESPLRPLPKLHATLLQAAGLPASGSLWLKADSELPISGSIKARGGIHEVLKHAEDLALEAGLISLDSDYRELASDQARQFFSQYKVAVGSTGNLGLSIGIMSARLGFQATVHMSADARQWKKDKLRAHGVNVVEYESDYSVAVEQGRQQAAADPGCYFVDDENSPHLFLGYAVAAERLAAQFEAAGIKVDAEHPLFVYLPCGVGGGPGGVAFGLKLIWGDHVHCIFAEPTHSPCMFLGVYSGLHDATSVQDFGIDNLTAADGLAVGRPSGFVGKAMQRLLDGYYTVNDEALYRLLVLAHDQENARLEPSALAGMPGMVRVLEAPEYLARMGLSAGRMQRATHLVWGTGGSMVPEAEFAAYLAKGRG
- a CDS encoding helix-turn-helix transcriptional regulator produces the protein MTQASPDTPLTLSLGALQQWHAALQRALAHSETPEALAHVAAAIGQLVQVESMMISLECQGRAPQLLYQQGIPDLHRAAVLERYFTAGYLLDPFCLAVQSGLAEGFYHLQEIAPDNFFDSDYYKAYYLGTGCSEDSYYIADLSAGRKLSLSLFQGCSGTRLSTGQIDLLRALEPMVRELLGRYARHHLEPGPASAERGSLQAAFDSFGCQVLTDREREVAHMILRGHSVKSTALELGISPETVRMHRKNLYLKLEINSQSELFARFIDWLRGDRLAI